A single region of the Maylandia zebra isolate NMK-2024a linkage group LG17, Mzebra_GT3a, whole genome shotgun sequence genome encodes:
- the cmah gene encoding cytidine monophosphate-N-acetylneuraminic acid hydroxylase — protein sequence MASQIAKVLLSLDAEAVGSLKEGVNFKKSPEDGKCYIIFKSNNDLKACKNQCKHQGGLFVKDVEDLDAMTVKCTKHNWKLNVSTMKYVNPPDSFLQDELEVEVLDDGGLQLVELSPVDPWMADPREPLELQEGEVKVTYLTHACMELQLGERRFMFDPWLKGPAFARGWWLLHEPPADALDRLCGADLIYISHMHSDHLSYPTLKVLAERRPDVPIYVGDTSRPVFWYLKQSQVKLTNIKVIPFGVWQNIDEHLRFMILMDGVHPEMDTCIIVDYKGHMILNTVDCTRPNGGRLPQHVDVMMTDFAGGASGFPMTFYGGKYSDSWKAEFIKNERKKLLNYKATLAKSLQPRIYCPFAGYFVEAHPSDRYIKDTNIKNSAEDLNALINKLAPAIKTWTPQPGAVLDLGLALRDPTSSEAIINPPASAKLYKDSWEFDLYVNELNGAIKSDIFKHQSWIQFYYTWAGFQNYNLVVRVIETDDEFECITDGYDYLVDFLDLSFPTKRPDREHAYLEIKNRIGVMRYVVLHGCLWDDLYIGFQNRVSRDPDIYHHKFWKHFQAELPLCRPDWEQFRKQVFNINESTIPLSDTTMGNNCALS from the exons ATGGCCTCTCAAATAGCAAAGGTGTTGTTGTCATTGGATGCTGAAGCAGTCGGCTCGCTCAAAGAAGGAGTCAATTTCAAGAAAAGCCCAGAGGACGGCAAATGTTACATCATATTTAAGAGCAACAATGACTTGAAAGCATGCAAAAACCAGTGCAAGCATCAAGGTGGGCTGTTCGTCAAAGACGTTGAAGACCTGGATGCAAT GACTGTAAAATGCACCAAACACAACTGGAAATTAAACGTGTCAACAATGAAATATGTGAACCCGCCCGACAGCTTCTTGCAGGATGAGCTCG AGGTCGAAGTGTTGGATGATGGGGGGCTGCAGTTGGTGGAGCTGAGCCCTGTTGACCCCTGGATGGCTGATCCTCGAGAGCCTCTGGAGCTCCAGGAGGGAGAAGTCAAA GTGACTTACCTAACCCACGCCTGCATGGAGCTACAGCTTGGTGAGAGAAGGTTCATGTTCGACCCCTGGTTAAAGGGTCCCGCGTTTGCCAGAGGGTGGTGGCTTCTCCATGAGCCTCCAGCAGATGCTCTGGACAGGCTTTGTGGTGCAGATCTCATCTACATCAGCCATATGCACTCAGACCACCTCAG CTATCCCACACTGAAGGTCTTGGCAGAAAGAAGGCCCGATGTCCCCATATATGTTGGTGACACATCCAGGCCTGTGTTTTG GTATTTGAAGCAAAGCCAAGTGAAGCTGACCAACATTAAAGTCATTCCCTTTGGTGTTTGGCAAAAT ATTGATGAACACCTGAGGTTCATGATCCTGATGGATGGTGTACATCCTGAAATGGACACCTGCATCATTGTTGACTACAAAG GTCACATGATCCTCAACACTGTGGACTGCACCAGACCAAACGGCGGCAGGCTGCCACAGCATGTGGATGTGATGATGACCGACTTCGCTGGAGGAGCTTCTGGATTCCCGATGACCTTCTATGGAGGGAAATACAGCG ATTCCTGGAAGGCAGAGTTTATCAAGAATGAGAGGAAGAAGCTGCTGAATTACAAAGCTACACTGGCGAAGTCCCTGCAGCCCAGGATCTACTGCCCATTCGCTGGATACTTTGTGGAGGCTCATCCGTCAGACAG ATACATAAAGGATACTAATATCAAAAACAGTGCAGAGGACCTCAATGCACTAATTAATAAGCTGGCACCAGCAATCAAGACTTGGACACCGCAGCCAGGTGCTGTGCTGGACCTGGGCCTCGCTCTGAGAGACCCCACCAGCAG TGAGGCCATCATCAATCCACCAGCCAGTGCAAAACTCTACAAGGACAGCTGGGAGTTCGACTTGTATGTGAACGAGCTGAACGGTGCCATCAAGTCGGACATATTTAAACATCAGAGCTGGATCCAGTTTTATTACACGTGGGCTGGCTTTCAAAACTACAACCTTGTTGTGCGG GTCATTGAAACAGACGACGAGTTTGAATGCATCACTGACGGTTATGACTATCTGGTGGACTTTCTGGATCTATCGTTCCCCACAAAGAGACCTGACAGAGAGCACGCCTACTTGGAG ATTAAAAACAGGATTGGAGTGATGAGGTACGTGGTGCTGCACGGCTGTCTGTGGGACGACCTGTACATCGGCTTTCAGAACCGCGTCAGCCGAGACCCAGACATCTACCACCACAA